Proteins encoded within one genomic window of Bacillus sp. 1NLA3E:
- a CDS encoding aminotransferase family protein, producing MLKEVPVVQELNELDKKHFIHPTSSISQQQENGPSFIFTEGKGIYLTDITGKKVIDGMSSLWNVNIGHGREELAKVAQEQMSKLAFSSCFSTFSNEPAIRLATKLASIAPGDLNSVFFTSGGSESNDTVIKLARHYWILKGQSNRQKIISRSKSYHGVAMGATSATGLKPFRDFTNSIAPDFYHVEGSSIEALLEVIEQEGPETIAAFITEPIQGAGGVNIAPSGYFQEVRKICDQYCILMITDEVITGFGRTGKLFGIEHYGVTPDMMCFAKGVTSGYSQLGGVIISEKVYKDFINLSNGTLLHGYTYSGHPTACSVALKNIEIIERENLVENSRLMGEEMLKGFKYLQEKHEIVGDVRALGLIGGMQIVKDKKTGEGFEIPISPKLVAEAAKRGLIIRPVTFDQDTLVFAPPLIINKEEMETMMDILDESLTAVEQEIL from the coding sequence ATGTTAAAAGAAGTTCCAGTGGTACAAGAATTAAATGAACTGGATAAAAAGCACTTTATTCATCCAACGTCTTCCATTTCCCAACAACAAGAGAATGGTCCTAGCTTTATTTTTACTGAAGGAAAAGGAATTTATTTAACTGATATTACCGGAAAAAAAGTCATTGATGGAATGTCATCGCTTTGGAATGTGAATATTGGACATGGCAGGGAGGAATTGGCAAAAGTTGCCCAAGAACAAATGTCGAAGCTGGCATTTTCCTCTTGTTTTTCAACCTTTAGCAATGAGCCAGCCATCCGCTTAGCGACAAAGCTTGCTTCGATAGCTCCTGGTGATTTAAATTCAGTGTTCTTCACCTCAGGTGGATCGGAATCAAATGATACAGTGATTAAACTTGCTCGCCATTATTGGATTTTAAAGGGTCAATCAAACCGTCAAAAAATTATCTCTCGTTCAAAGTCCTATCATGGGGTTGCCATGGGAGCAACAAGTGCAACTGGGTTAAAACCATTCCGCGATTTCACAAATTCTATTGCACCAGATTTTTATCATGTTGAAGGTTCTTCAATTGAAGCTTTGCTTGAAGTTATTGAACAAGAGGGTCCTGAAACGATTGCCGCATTTATTACCGAACCCATTCAAGGAGCTGGTGGTGTGAATATTGCTCCGAGTGGTTATTTTCAAGAAGTTAGAAAGATTTGTGATCAATACTGTATTTTAATGATTACCGATGAAGTGATTACAGGGTTTGGGAGAACGGGCAAGCTGTTTGGAATCGAACATTATGGGGTTACACCAGACATGATGTGTTTTGCTAAAGGGGTTACGAGTGGTTATTCACAATTAGGTGGTGTGATTATTTCCGAGAAAGTCTACAAAGATTTTATTAATCTCTCTAACGGGACTTTATTACACGGTTATACGTACAGTGGTCATCCAACTGCTTGTAGTGTGGCCTTAAAAAACATTGAAATCATTGAACGCGAAAATTTAGTTGAAAACTCAAGACTTATGGGTGAAGAAATGCTGAAGGGCTTTAAATATCTACAAGAAAAGCACGAGATCGTCGGTGATGTTAGAGCACTTGGTTTGATCGGCGGCATGCAAATTGTCAAAGATAAGAAAACGGGGGAAGGGTTTGAAATTCCAATTTCGCCCAAACTTGTCGCTGAAGCAGCAAAACGAGGCTTGATTATTAGACCTGTTACGTTTGATCAAGATACTCTCGTATTTGCACCACCGTTAATCATTAATAAAGAAGAAATGGAAACGATGATGGACATATTAGATGAATCATTAACCGCTGTAGAACAAGAAATTTTATAA
- the ald gene encoding alanine dehydrogenase, with protein MIIGVPKEIKNNENRVGITPAGVTDFVKNGHEIWIEKGAGLGSGFTDLDFTEAGATIVSSATEVWSQEMVMKVKEPLPSEYQYFREGLILFTYLHLAPEAELTKALIENKVTAIAYETIQLQNGALPLLTPMSEVAGRMSVQIGAQYLEKHKGGKGVLLGGVPGVAPAEVTVVGGGIVGTNAVKMALGLGANVTVLDTNIDRLRQLDDMFQGRLTTQISNSYNIAAAVKKADLLIGAVLIPGARAPRIVTEEMIKTMQTGSVVVDVAIDQGGSIETIDHITTHSQPTYEKHGVIHYAVANIPGAVARTSTIALTNVTVPYGVQIANKGYKQAALENKAIASGINVIDGKVTFEGVAVAHGYLYTPIEKLLTTGMATV; from the coding sequence ATGATTATTGGCGTACCGAAAGAAATAAAAAATAATGAAAATCGTGTAGGAATAACACCAGCTGGGGTAACTGATTTTGTGAAAAATGGTCATGAAATCTGGATTGAAAAAGGAGCTGGTTTAGGTAGTGGTTTTACTGATCTAGATTTTACAGAAGCTGGAGCAACGATTGTCTCATCAGCCACAGAAGTTTGGTCACAAGAAATGGTCATGAAAGTGAAAGAGCCACTACCTTCAGAATATCAATACTTTCGTGAAGGGTTGATTCTATTTACCTACCTGCATCTTGCTCCAGAAGCAGAATTAACAAAAGCACTTATTGAAAATAAAGTGACGGCCATTGCTTATGAAACCATTCAACTCCAAAATGGCGCCCTCCCATTGTTAACACCAATGAGTGAAGTAGCCGGAAGAATGTCGGTCCAAATCGGGGCACAATATTTAGAAAAACATAAAGGCGGAAAAGGTGTCTTACTTGGTGGTGTTCCAGGAGTAGCTCCGGCAGAAGTAACGGTTGTTGGAGGCGGTATTGTCGGAACGAATGCCGTTAAAATGGCCCTTGGTTTAGGGGCAAATGTCACGGTGTTGGATACAAATATTGACCGACTTCGCCAATTGGATGATATGTTTCAAGGAAGATTAACAACACAAATCTCTAATTCTTATAATATTGCTGCAGCAGTGAAAAAAGCTGATTTATTAATTGGTGCTGTGCTGATTCCTGGAGCTCGGGCACCTAGAATTGTTACAGAAGAGATGATTAAAACCATGCAAACGGGTTCTGTTGTAGTCGATGTTGCAATCGACCAAGGAGGATCAATCGAGACGATTGATCATATTACCACACACAGTCAACCAACTTATGAAAAACACGGTGTAATTCATTATGCGGTTGCCAATATTCCAGGCGCAGTGGCACGAACATCTACTATTGCCCTGACAAATGTTACGGTCCCATATGGTGTTCAAATTGCTAACAAAGGCTACAAACAAGCTGCATTAGAAAATAAAGCTATAGCGTCTGGAATCAATGTAATCGATGGAAAAGTAACTTTTGAAGGTGTGGCTGTAGCGCATGGCTATCTCTACACCCCTATTGAGAAGCTATTAACCACTGGTATGGCTACTGTATAA
- a CDS encoding MFS transporter: MNKPRLWTKDFLIDSLANFFIYLTYYLLMLIITVYAIDHFQASPSGAGLASGIFIIGAMVGRLFAGRSSERVGLKKMLYFGLFLFFCTTLLYFIANSLSFLFVVRFLNGAGFGVASTATGTIISSIIPDERRGEGTGYYALSTTLASAIGPFLGIFLTRYGNFSLIFVMCTIVLIGCCLASFFLKVPKIEGGKEQLAKMKGFKLNDVFELKALPISIISALMGFSFSAILSFLTSYTREINLVYEGSFFFIVYAFFIIVSRPFTGVWFDKKGKSFVMYPAFLSFAIGLMILSQAHQGFFFLLSAAFIGLGFGTFMSSAQAISVQVSPRHRIGLATSTFFVFLDGGIGIGPFLLGYFIPVTGFRGVYVIAAMVVIACILLYFLLYGRKTGQKQQQSVLTFDQ, from the coding sequence ATGAATAAACCCAGATTATGGACAAAGGACTTTTTAATAGATTCACTGGCAAACTTTTTTATTTACTTAACCTATTATTTATTAATGTTGATCATAACCGTCTACGCAATCGACCATTTTCAAGCCTCACCAAGTGGGGCGGGGCTAGCATCAGGTATTTTCATCATAGGTGCTATGGTGGGCCGGCTGTTTGCCGGTAGATCAAGCGAACGAGTGGGGCTAAAAAAGATGCTGTATTTTGGTCTATTCTTGTTCTTTTGTACAACCCTTTTATATTTTATCGCTAACAGTTTAAGCTTCCTTTTTGTTGTTCGTTTTTTAAATGGGGCAGGGTTTGGCGTTGCTTCTACCGCAACAGGAACGATTATTTCGTCAATTATTCCTGATGAGCGACGAGGAGAGGGTACAGGTTATTATGCATTGAGTACAACACTAGCTTCCGCAATTGGTCCTTTTTTAGGCATTTTCCTCACACGGTATGGAAACTTTAGCTTAATTTTCGTAATGTGCACGATTGTTTTAATCGGTTGTTGCCTGGCTTCATTCTTTTTAAAAGTTCCAAAAATAGAAGGAGGAAAAGAGCAATTAGCCAAAATGAAAGGGTTTAAGCTAAATGATGTTTTTGAATTAAAAGCTTTACCTATTTCTATTATTAGTGCATTGATGGGCTTTAGCTTTTCGGCTATTTTGAGCTTCCTTACATCCTATACGAGAGAAATTAATCTAGTTTATGAGGGTAGTTTTTTCTTTATCGTTTATGCATTTTTCATTATAGTTTCAAGACCATTCACTGGAGTTTGGTTTGATAAAAAAGGGAAAAGTTTTGTTATGTATCCAGCGTTCCTCTCATTTGCAATCGGACTAATGATTCTTAGTCAGGCTCATCAAGGATTCTTCTTCTTATTATCTGCGGCTTTCATCGGTCTCGGGTTTGGAACTTTCATGTCCAGTGCCCAAGCGATTTCAGTTCAAGTATCACCACGTCACCGGATCGGATTGGCTACCTCAACCTTCTTTGTTTTCCTAGATGGAGGAATTGGAATTGGGCCCTTTTTATTAGGGTATTTCATTCCAGTAACTGGTTTTAGAGGAGTGTATGTTATTGCAGCTATGGTAGTTATCGCCTGTATCCTATTATATTTTTTATTATATGGAAGAAAAACAGGGCAAAAACAGCAGCAATCGGTTCTGACATTTGACCAGTAA
- a CDS encoding substrate-binding periplasmic protein — MKKIVSLIMIVTLVSSILAGCGSSSKTNSNSAAAEKKDTLEAAKEKGVLIVGSSNDAPFAYIDKDTKKYSGIDAEILTEVAKRIGIPKVELKEVKFENLLLELNNKNIDLVSDGMYIKPEREKIVQFTDIWYKQGEALVVPKTSPIKGIDDLKGKVIGAQKGVTFLELAQKLQAEGKIGRVDIFGSSAELLLATNTGKIDGTITDGVVAAYSISKDPSLNLKIVSPYKAQASGNIAAAARKEDKTLVEAINKEIEELKKNGFILKVLKKYGLNEDYFVPAK, encoded by the coding sequence ATGAAAAAGATAGTTTCATTGATTATGATCGTAACATTGGTTTCTTCTATTTTGGCAGGTTGCGGAAGCAGTAGTAAAACGAATTCTAATAGTGCAGCAGCAGAAAAAAAAGATACTCTGGAGGCCGCTAAAGAAAAAGGTGTACTCATTGTAGGTTCATCAAATGACGCTCCATTTGCCTATATAGACAAGGATACAAAGAAATATAGTGGTATTGATGCCGAAATTTTAACAGAAGTGGCTAAGCGGATTGGTATACCAAAGGTGGAATTGAAAGAAGTTAAGTTTGAAAATCTATTACTGGAATTAAACAATAAGAACATTGACCTTGTTTCCGATGGGATGTACATAAAACCGGAAAGAGAGAAAATCGTTCAATTCACAGATATTTGGTACAAGCAAGGGGAAGCACTGGTCGTTCCAAAAACTTCACCTATTAAGGGAATTGATGATTTAAAGGGAAAAGTAATTGGAGCTCAAAAAGGAGTAACTTTTCTAGAATTAGCTCAAAAGTTACAAGCTGAGGGGAAGATTGGTAGGGTTGATATTTTTGGCTCATCGGCGGAATTGCTATTAGCAACTAACACAGGGAAGATCGACGGGACGATTACAGATGGTGTCGTGGCAGCCTATAGTATTTCTAAGGATCCATCATTAAATTTAAAAATCGTTTCACCATATAAGGCTCAAGCATCTGGTAATATTGCTGCGGCGGCTCGCAAGGAAGATAAGACATTAGTGGAAGCTATTAATAAAGAAATAGAAGAATTAAAGAAGAATGGTTTTATTTTGAAAGTATTGAAAAAATATGGCTTAAATGAGGATTACTTTGTTCCAGCAAAATAA
- a CDS encoding amino acid ABC transporter permease — protein MNIIENLDFHTASSDLLPILVEGMWIALKATISGFALAIIVGVFIALGRISKSKLLNGVLVTMLEIVRGTPLLVQLVYMYYVVPLLISLLVNVWIPDYQFTISPFMAGMLGLGINYGCYLSEVIRSSILAVDKGQNEAALALGYTKRQSMWSIIMPQATRSSIPVLGNYLVMMIKDTSLLAFITVNELLLRTQSYASQTFLTIESYTLLAVAYLIISLPLAQIIRLLERRLLKHA, from the coding sequence ATGAACATTATCGAGAATTTAGATTTCCATACTGCATCGTCAGATCTTTTACCCATCCTTGTTGAAGGCATGTGGATTGCCTTAAAAGCAACCATAAGCGGCTTTGCTTTGGCGATTATAGTAGGAGTTTTTATAGCTCTTGGGCGGATTTCAAAATCAAAACTTCTAAATGGAGTATTGGTTACTATGTTGGAGATCGTTCGAGGAACCCCGTTACTTGTTCAATTAGTTTATATGTACTATGTCGTCCCACTACTCATTTCCTTACTGGTTAATGTTTGGATCCCTGATTATCAATTTACAATTAGTCCATTTATGGCAGGAATGCTAGGGCTCGGGATTAACTATGGCTGCTACTTATCAGAGGTGATTCGTTCTTCAATACTTGCTGTGGATAAGGGCCAAAATGAAGCGGCATTAGCATTGGGGTATACGAAACGTCAATCGATGTGGTCAATTATTATGCCACAGGCGACAAGATCGTCGATTCCAGTTTTGGGAAATTACCTAGTAATGATGATTAAAGATACGTCGTTGTTAGCTTTTATCACCGTAAATGAGTTGTTATTACGAACACAATCTTATGCTTCACAAACATTTTTAACCATTGAGTCATATACACTCTTAGCAGTTGCGTACTTAATAATCAGTCTACCTTTGGCGCAAATTATTCGTTTATTGGAACGGAGGTTATTAAAACATGCATGA
- a CDS encoding amino acid ABC transporter ATP-binding protein, giving the protein MHEIMIKVTDLHKSFGKNEILKGIDFKVFKGEKIVIIGPSGSGKSTMLRCLNFLEIPTSGTVKVEGEFFVEPKKKYNEKHVAKLRTEIGMVFQRFNLFPTMTALENVMAAQIKIRKKSKEDARKTAERYLRKVGLGDRMNHYPSQLSGGQQQRVAIARALAMEPKVMLFDEATSALDPELVGEVLNVMKELADEGMTMVIVTHEMRFAEDVGDRVIFMDKGVIVEEGHPKQLFNFPRHERTRAFINKVEHPEAIGGNYSNDEYPNELRKLKDIGRMPTYLKEETSNL; this is encoded by the coding sequence ATGCATGAGATCATGATCAAAGTTACAGATTTGCATAAATCATTTGGGAAAAATGAAATTTTAAAAGGAATTGACTTCAAAGTTTTTAAAGGGGAAAAAATCGTCATCATTGGGCCATCTGGATCAGGGAAATCGACTATGCTTAGATGTCTGAATTTTCTTGAAATACCAACCTCTGGTACTGTGAAAGTAGAAGGTGAATTCTTCGTTGAGCCTAAGAAAAAGTATAATGAGAAACATGTGGCAAAACTTAGGACAGAAATCGGAATGGTGTTTCAAAGATTTAATCTGTTCCCAACGATGACGGCCTTAGAGAATGTTATGGCTGCTCAAATAAAAATACGAAAAAAGTCAAAAGAAGATGCAAGGAAAACGGCTGAGCGCTATTTAAGAAAAGTTGGCTTAGGAGACAGAATGAATCACTATCCAAGTCAACTTTCAGGAGGGCAACAGCAGCGGGTTGCTATCGCTAGAGCACTAGCAATGGAACCTAAAGTTATGCTTTTTGATGAGGCAACCTCAGCACTTGACCCTGAATTGGTTGGAGAAGTATTAAATGTAATGAAAGAGCTTGCCGATGAAGGAATGACAATGGTGATCGTGACCCATGAAATGAGATTTGCTGAAGATGTAGGTGATCGCGTCATTTTCATGGATAAAGGAGTCATTGTTGAGGAAGGCCATCCAAAGCAGTTGTTTAATTTTCCAAGGCATGAACGAACAAGAGCTTTTATTAATAAAGTTGAGCATCCAGAAGCAATCGGGGGAAATTATTCAAATGACGAATACCCAAATGAACTTCGGAAATTAAAAGACATAGGAAGAATGCCTACTTATTTAAAAGAAGAAACTTCCAATCTATAA
- a CDS encoding NAD-dependent succinate-semialdehyde dehydrogenase, with amino-acid sequence MTTKIDPKKRDLFAADDVTVIPVINPANGEVIATVPSGGAVEAKNAVDAAYEALSTWSRKTANERAERLLQWYKLIDEEKEVIGKIITREQGKPLQEAIGEVTYGNSFISWYAEEGKRIYGETIPASHENKRIVVLKQPVGVVAAITPWNFPAGMITRKVAPALAAGCTVVVKPSELTPLTALKLADLAEKAGIPKGVFNVITGDAKAIGEAWLQDDRVRKITFTGSTEVGKTLMRGAADTVKKVSLELGGHAPLIVFEDADIDKAVKEAIASKFRNAGQTCVCANRIYVQESIIEVFSIKYIATVKELKIGDGLEAGTNIGPLIDERAIKKMEAHISDAIQKGGKVETGGNKLSLNGGYFFEPTVLINATDDMQCMNEETFGPLAPIATFKTTEEVIKRANHTPFGLAAYVFTQNLGKAIQVSEKLEYGIVGLNDGVPSVAQAPFGGFKQSGLGREGGHHGIEEFLETKFISIALS; translated from the coding sequence ATGACAACCAAAATAGATCCTAAAAAAAGAGACTTATTCGCAGCAGATGATGTTACAGTCATTCCCGTAATCAATCCGGCGAATGGAGAAGTTATTGCTACTGTACCAAGCGGTGGAGCAGTAGAAGCAAAGAACGCGGTAGATGCCGCATATGAGGCATTATCGACTTGGTCGAGAAAAACTGCAAATGAGCGGGCCGAACGATTACTGCAATGGTACAAATTAATTGATGAGGAAAAAGAAGTCATCGGAAAAATTATTACTCGTGAACAAGGGAAGCCATTACAAGAAGCAATTGGCGAGGTCACTTATGGAAATAGCTTTATCTCCTGGTATGCAGAAGAGGGAAAAAGGATTTATGGAGAAACCATTCCCGCCTCACATGAAAATAAAAGGATTGTTGTCTTAAAACAACCGGTTGGCGTGGTGGCGGCGATTACCCCTTGGAATTTCCCAGCTGGCATGATAACAAGGAAAGTGGCGCCAGCCTTGGCAGCAGGATGTACAGTAGTCGTAAAACCTTCTGAGTTAACCCCACTAACGGCATTGAAATTGGCAGACTTGGCGGAAAAAGCAGGTATTCCAAAAGGGGTATTTAATGTCATTACAGGGGACGCCAAGGCGATAGGTGAAGCCTGGCTTCAAGATGATCGAGTTCGAAAAATAACTTTTACTGGATCGACAGAAGTTGGAAAAACCTTAATGCGCGGTGCTGCCGATACCGTGAAAAAAGTATCACTTGAACTGGGTGGCCATGCCCCCTTGATTGTGTTCGAAGATGCCGATATTGACAAAGCGGTTAAGGAAGCGATCGCTTCTAAATTTAGAAATGCTGGTCAAACCTGTGTATGTGCCAACAGGATTTATGTTCAAGAATCGATTATAGAGGTTTTTTCAATAAAATATATTGCTACAGTAAAAGAGTTGAAAATTGGAGATGGACTGGAAGCCGGGACCAATATTGGACCTCTTATCGATGAGAGAGCGATAAAAAAAATGGAAGCCCATATATCAGATGCCATCCAAAAGGGTGGAAAGGTTGAAACGGGAGGGAATAAGCTATCCTTAAATGGGGGCTATTTCTTTGAACCAACTGTCTTAATTAATGCGACTGATGATATGCAATGTATGAATGAAGAAACATTTGGTCCACTTGCACCAATCGCTACTTTTAAGACCACAGAAGAAGTGATCAAAAGAGCCAATCACACTCCATTTGGATTAGCAGCCTATGTTTTCACTCAAAATTTAGGCAAAGCGATTCAAGTTAGCGAAAAGCTGGAATATGGAATTGTCGGTCTAAACGACGGCGTTCCATCAGTGGCCCAGGCTCCATTCGGTGGCTTTAAGCAGAGTGGTTTAGGCCGAGAAGGAGGACATCACGGAATCGAGGAATTCCTGGAAACGAAATTTATTTCTATTGCGCTTAGTTAA
- a CDS encoding substrate-binding domain-containing protein, whose protein sequence is MKKNRFLAVLFTLMLLVLAACGNSNTNSATKEKKQEPKAEPTSMILATTTSTQDSGLLDVIMPMFEKQNNVKVKVIAVGTGQALEMGTKGEADALLVHAPAAEKAVVDAGDAINYKRVMYNDFVLVGPKENPAGVSGEDINASFKKLAGTKSIFVSRGDDSGTDKKEKGIWTALNIKPEGEWYLSTGQGMGQTLQVAAEKKGYVLTDRATWLAQEKNLGDLQIVVEGGKDLMNIYHVMQVNPEKHDKVNSKDAEKFVKFMIDPKTQDVIENFGKKEYGRSLFIKYTE, encoded by the coding sequence ATGAAGAAAAATCGTTTTCTAGCTGTCCTTTTTACTTTAATGCTACTGGTTTTAGCAGCATGCGGAAATTCAAACACAAATTCTGCTACAAAGGAGAAAAAACAGGAGCCTAAAGCAGAACCGACTAGCATGATTCTTGCCACTACTACAAGTACACAAGACAGCGGACTGCTAGATGTAATAATGCCTATGTTTGAAAAGCAAAATAATGTTAAAGTAAAGGTTATTGCAGTAGGTACTGGACAAGCATTAGAAATGGGAACAAAAGGAGAAGCTGATGCCCTTTTGGTTCATGCACCTGCAGCTGAAAAAGCTGTTGTTGATGCCGGTGATGCCATTAACTATAAACGAGTTATGTATAATGACTTTGTTCTAGTTGGACCAAAAGAAAATCCTGCAGGAGTAAGCGGAGAAGATATTAATGCTTCATTCAAAAAATTAGCCGGGACAAAATCAATCTTTGTTTCCCGTGGTGACGATTCTGGTACAGATAAAAAGGAAAAAGGGATTTGGACTGCTCTAAACATTAAGCCAGAAGGTGAATGGTATTTATCAACTGGTCAAGGTATGGGACAAACCCTTCAAGTTGCAGCTGAGAAAAAAGGGTACGTTCTTACAGACCGTGCTACATGGTTAGCTCAAGAAAAGAACTTAGGTGACCTTCAAATTGTCGTTGAAGGCGGTAAAGATTTAATGAACATTTATCACGTAATGCAGGTAAACCCTGAAAAGCATGATAAAGTTAACAGTAAAGATGCTGAAAAATTTGTTAAATTTATGATTGATCCTAAGACACAAGATGTAATCGAAAACTTTGGTAAGAAAGAATATGGTCGATCACTATTTATTAAATATACAGAATAA
- a CDS encoding DUF3231 family protein produces METNKSIQLTAPEISSLWTQYIFDSMSICFFRYALEHIEDHEIKSIYQNALGLSREHVQKVTEFMLKENYPIPHGFTEKEDVNINAPRLFQDPFYLHYLYIMTLQGLTGYSFSVSNSIRSDLRKYYIACMTETMMLFDQTIDVMLTKGLYTRPPIVSPPDSIDFVKNQSFLTGWFGKRRPLNVMEIGDITFNMAKMHLHAALKVGFIQVAQSKEVRQHIKRGLDITNKQLKIFESVFHEEKLNSPISLQALITNSTTSPFSDKFLMYQIQLSTQLSIGYYGTALSVNGRRDIGAHYFRLNLELLQFAEDGGKLMIKNGWLEQPPLSSDRDSLVKKMSD; encoded by the coding sequence TTGGAAACGAATAAATCAATTCAATTAACAGCTCCAGAAATTTCGAGCCTTTGGACTCAATACATTTTTGATTCAATGTCCATTTGTTTTTTTCGATATGCACTTGAGCATATCGAAGATCACGAAATCAAATCAATCTACCAAAATGCCTTGGGATTATCAAGAGAGCATGTTCAAAAAGTAACTGAATTCATGTTAAAAGAAAATTACCCGATCCCTCATGGGTTTACAGAAAAAGAAGATGTAAACATTAACGCACCTCGTCTTTTTCAGGACCCTTTCTACCTACATTATCTTTATATCATGACATTGCAAGGGTTGACTGGATACTCTTTTTCAGTAAGTAATTCTATTCGATCTGACTTACGGAAGTATTACATAGCCTGTATGACCGAAACGATGATGCTTTTCGATCAAACCATTGATGTAATGCTTACGAAAGGACTATACACACGACCTCCTATTGTTTCACCACCCGATTCTATCGATTTTGTTAAAAACCAAAGTTTTTTAACTGGATGGTTTGGAAAACGTCGACCACTGAATGTTATGGAAATTGGAGACATTACCTTCAACATGGCTAAAATGCATTTACATGCTGCTTTAAAGGTGGGATTTATCCAAGTAGCTCAATCAAAAGAGGTTCGTCAACATATTAAGAGAGGTCTAGACATTACCAATAAACAACTGAAAATATTTGAATCGGTATTTCATGAAGAGAAATTAAATTCCCCCATTTCTTTACAAGCGCTGATTACTAACTCTACTACTTCGCCCTTTTCAGATAAATTTTTGATGTACCAAATTCAGTTATCTACACAATTATCCATTGGATATTATGGAACTGCTTTGAGTGTCAATGGAAGGAGAGATATAGGTGCTCATTACTTTCGACTTAATCTAGAACTTCTACAATTTGCAGAAGACGGTGGGAAACTGATGATAAAAAATGGTTGGTTAGAGCAGCCTCCATTATCGAGTGACCGTGACTCACTTGTAAAGAAAATGAGTGATTAA